One part of the Glycine max cultivar Williams 82 chromosome 14, Glycine_max_v4.0, whole genome shotgun sequence genome encodes these proteins:
- the LOC100798037 gene encoding ETHYLENE INSENSITIVE 3-like 1 protein, producing the protein MMMFEDMGFCGDLDMLCGSLGDGDIAVRQTEPDPVVEDDYSDEEIDVDELEKRMWRDKMRLKRLKEQTKSKEGTDAAKQRQSQEQARRKKMSRAQDGILKYMLKMMEVCKAQGFVYGIIPEKGKPVTGASDNLREWWKDKVRFDRNGPAAIAKYQADNAIPGKNDGCNSIGPTPHTLQELQDTTLGSLLSALMQHCDPPQRRFPLEKGVPPPWWPTGNEEWWPQIGLPKDQGPPPYKKPHDLKKAWKVGVLTAVIKHMSPDIAKIRKLVRQSKCLQDKMTAKESATWLAIINQEEALARELYPDYCPPFSSAVANGSMVINDCSEYDVDGAEEEPNFDVEDRKPDHLHPSNLGMERMMGRMPIQQPSHPMKGDVVTNLDFIRKRKISSDFNMMMDQKIYTCEHPQCPYSEVRLGFHDRSARDNHQLNCAYRNSSADYGGGPNFHATEVKPVIFPQSFVQPNTTAQSASLVAPSFDLTGLGVPEDGQKMISDLMTIYDTNVVGNKNLSSTNCVTAENHNLSQASLQRQDSFFPGQGMVLEGNLFAREEGQFDRFKATMNMNTPFDTNHNNNNIHLMFNSPCDLSSFDFKEDIQGVGMDSLQKQQEVSIWYQ; encoded by the coding sequence ATGATGATGTTTGAAGATATGGGATTCTGTGGCGATTTGGATATGTTATGTGGTTCTCTTGGGGATGGGGATATTGCTGTGAGACAAACTGAACCGGATCCTGTAGTTGAGGATGACTACAGTGATGAAGAAATTGATGTGGATGAACTCGAGAAGAGGATGTGGAGGGACAAAATGCGTCTCAAGCGATTGAAAGAACAAACCAAGTCCAAGGAAGGGACTGATGCAGCAAAGCAAAGGCAATCCCAAGAGCAGGCAAGGAGGAAAAAGATGTCAAGAGCCCAAGATGGAATACTGAAGTACATGCTGAAGATGATGGAGGTTTGCAAGGCACAAGGGTTTGTTTATGGGATAATTCCTGAGAAGGGGAAGCCAGTGACCGGAGCATCAGATAATCTTCGCGAATGGTGGAAAGATAAGGTCAGGTTTGATCGAAATGGTCCTGCTGCCATAGCCAAGTATCAAGCCGATAATGCAATTCCTGGAAAGAATGATGGATGCAATTCCATTGGTCCTACACCACACACCTTGCAAGAGTTACAGGACACAACCTTGGGTTCTCTCTTGTCAGCACTTATGCAGCACTGTGATCCTCCTCAGAGGAGGTTCCCACTAGAGAAGGGTGTTCCTCCACCATGGTGGCCAACTGGGAATGAAGAATGGTGGCCTCAAATTGGTCTACCTAAAGATCAAGGCCCTCCACCTTACAAGAAACCACATGACTTAAAGAAGGCGTGGAAGGTTGGTGTTCTCACTGCAGTCATCAAGCATATGTCCCCTGATATCGCCAAAATTCGCAAGCTTGTGAGGCAGTCCAAATGCCTTCAAGACAAAATGACAGCAAAGGAAAGTGCAACCTGGCTTGCCATCATCAACCAAGAGGAAGCCTTGGCTAGAGAGCTTTACCCTGATTATTGCCCTCCGTTTTCCTCTGCTGTAGCTAATGGATCCATGGTGATCAACGATTGCAGTGAGTATGATGTTGATGGGGCTGAAGAAGAGCCGAACTTCGATGTTGAGGACCGGAAGCCCGACCATCTTCATCCATCAAACCTTGGGATGGAGAGAATGATGGGAAGGATGCCAATTCAGCAACCTTCTCATCCCATGAAGGGAGATGTTGTCACAAACCTAGATTTCATCCGGAAGAGGAAGATTTCTAGTGACTTCAACATGATGATGGATCAGAAAATCTACACATGCGAGCATCCCCAATGCCCTTACAGCGAAGTTCGCCTTGGTTTCCATGATAGGTCTGCTAGGGACAATCATCAATTGAATTGTGCATATAGAAACAGTTCTGCAGATTATGGTGGTGGTCCCAATTTCCATGCTACTGAGGTTAAGCCAGTCATATTCCCCCAGTCCTTTGTTCAACCCAACACTACAGCTCAGTCTGCAAGTTTGGTTGCACCTTCATTTGATCTAACTGGTCTTGGAGTTCCTGAGGATGGCCAGAAAATGATTAGTGACCTTATGACAATCTATGATACAAATGTTGTAGGAAACAAAAACCTAAGTTCCACCAACTGTGTAACTGCTGAAAATCATAACCTTTCTCAGGCCAGCTTACAACGACAGGACAGTTTTTTCCCTGGTCAAGGAATGGTGTTGGAAGGGAACTTGTTTGCACGAGAGGAAGGTCAATTTGACCGGTTCAAGGCCACCATGAACATGAACACTCCTTTTGATACCaaccacaacaacaataatatccatttgatgtttaattcCCCTTGTGATTTGTCATCCTTTGATTTCAAGGAGGATATACAAGGAGTAGGAATGGATTCTCTTCAAAAACAGCAAGAGGTTTCAATTTGGTACCAGTGA